In a genomic window of Oncorhynchus keta strain PuntledgeMale-10-30-2019 chromosome 26, Oket_V2, whole genome shotgun sequence:
- the LOC118358968 gene encoding homeobox protein Dlx4a-like isoform X3: protein MDPRSMMTMSSLSDSLVSSDPSKSAFLEFGHGYPGHQQHPPGLSHNIYPVHGLHPVGPSQHDSSFSSSASSYGRTLAYPYHSTVSAHHPSAYLPYQHSSHNNGLGRTRIEETELEKPTTVIENGEIRLNGKGKKIRKPRTIYSSLQLQALNQRFQQTQYLALPERADLAAKLGLTQTQVLAEDARLSTFACPESVWKLQR from the exons ATGGACCCCCGCTCAATGATGACTATGAGTTCATTGTCGGACAGTCTGGTTTCTTCCGATCCCTCAAAATCGGCCTTTCTGGAGTTCGGACACGGCTATCCCGGCCACCAGCAGCATCCCCCCGGTTTATCCCACAACATCTATCCAGTGCACGGCTTGCATCCCGTCGGACCCTCGCAGCACGACAGCTCCTTTTCTTCCAGCGCGTCATCCTATGGCCGCACGCTAGCCTACCCCTACCACAGCACTGTAAGCGCACACCACCCAAGTGCCTACCTGCCATACCAGCACAGTAGCCACAACAACGGTCTGGGACGCACGAGAATAGAGGAAACAG AGCTTGAGAAGCCAACCACGGTGATCGAGAACGGAGAAATTAGACTGAACGGAAAAGGGAAGAAGATCCGAAAACCTCGGACCATCTACTCAAGCTTACAACTGCAAGCGCTCAACCAGAGATTCCAGCAAACCCAATACCTTGCACTACCTGAGAGAGCCGATCTGGCAGCAAAATTGGGACTAACTCAAACGCAG gtcctggcagaggatgcacggctctcgacctttgcctgtcccgagtccgtatggaaattgcagcgatga
- the LOC118358968 gene encoding homeobox protein Dlx4a-like isoform X1: protein MDPRSMMTMSSLSDSLVSSDPSKSAFLEFGHGYPGHQQHPPGLSHNIYPVHGLHPVGPSQHDSSFSSSASSYGRTLAYPYHSTVSAHHPSAYLPYQHSSHNNGLGRTRIEETELEKPTTVIENGEIRLNGKGKKIRKPRTIYSSLQLQALNQRFQQTQYLALPERADLAAKLGLTQTQEESRYRITHHNRTKRRGDRQRQQEQRKEEWTWDVVLDGKGCYTWEEILAGKDRLPWVQVEAARRAEAAGERSRRYEGTRLARKPESQPQKIIWRGTQEVWRSQIGDLRQLPVLTGGLERPGRHRVMLWSARCPQCGCIARCGTYQHLVSARIEWASSQVP from the exons ATGGACCCCCGCTCAATGATGACTATGAGTTCATTGTCGGACAGTCTGGTTTCTTCCGATCCCTCAAAATCGGCCTTTCTGGAGTTCGGACACGGCTATCCCGGCCACCAGCAGCATCCCCCCGGTTTATCCCACAACATCTATCCAGTGCACGGCTTGCATCCCGTCGGACCCTCGCAGCACGACAGCTCCTTTTCTTCCAGCGCGTCATCCTATGGCCGCACGCTAGCCTACCCCTACCACAGCACTGTAAGCGCACACCACCCAAGTGCCTACCTGCCATACCAGCACAGTAGCCACAACAACGGTCTGGGACGCACGAGAATAGAGGAAACAG AGCTTGAGAAGCCAACCACGGTGATCGAGAACGGAGAAATTAGACTGAACGGAAAAGGGAAGAAGATCCGAAAACCTCGGACCATCTACTCAAGCTTACAACTGCAAGCGCTCAACCAGAGATTCCAGCAAACCCAATACCTTGCACTACCTGAGAGAGCCGATCTGGCAGCAAAATTGGGACTAACTCAAACGCAG gaagaaagccgttacagaatcacccaccacaacaggaccaagcgacgtggtgacaggcagcggcagcaggagcagcgcaaggaggaatggacatgggatgttgtgttggatggcaagggttgctacacttgggaggagatcctggcgggaaaggatcgcctcccatgggtacaggtggaggcagctaggagagcagaggcagccggagagaggagccggcgatacgagggaacacggctggcaaggaagcccgagagtcagccccaaaaaattatttgGCGGGGCACACAGGAAGTATGGCGAAGCCAGATAGGAGACCTGCggcaacttcctgtgcttaccggggggctagagagaccgggcaggcaccgtgttatgctgtggagcgcacggtgtccccagtgcgggtgcatagcccggtgcggtacataccagcacCTCGTATCGGCCAGgatagagtgggcatcgagccaggtgccatga
- the LOC118358968 gene encoding homeobox protein Dlx4a-like isoform X2, whose amino-acid sequence MDPRSMMTMSSLSDSLVSSDPSKSAFLEFGHGYPGHQQHPPGLSHNIYPVHGLHPVGPSQHDSSFSSSASSYGRTLAYPYHSTVSAHHPSAYLPYQHSSHNNGLGRTRIEETELEKPTTVIENGEIRLNGKGKKIRKPRTIYSSLQLQALNQRFQQTQYLALPERADLAAKLGLTQTQVKIWFQNKRSKYKKIMKHGPGGPEGEHLHPGSSGSPCSPGMPPLWDVSMANKGTPAPSGGYMNNFGHWYPSHHQECMPRTQMM is encoded by the exons ATGGACCCCCGCTCAATGATGACTATGAGTTCATTGTCGGACAGTCTGGTTTCTTCCGATCCCTCAAAATCGGCCTTTCTGGAGTTCGGACACGGCTATCCCGGCCACCAGCAGCATCCCCCCGGTTTATCCCACAACATCTATCCAGTGCACGGCTTGCATCCCGTCGGACCCTCGCAGCACGACAGCTCCTTTTCTTCCAGCGCGTCATCCTATGGCCGCACGCTAGCCTACCCCTACCACAGCACTGTAAGCGCACACCACCCAAGTGCCTACCTGCCATACCAGCACAGTAGCCACAACAACGGTCTGGGACGCACGAGAATAGAGGAAACAG AGCTTGAGAAGCCAACCACGGTGATCGAGAACGGAGAAATTAGACTGAACGGAAAAGGGAAGAAGATCCGAAAACCTCGGACCATCTACTCAAGCTTACAACTGCAAGCGCTCAACCAGAGATTCCAGCAAACCCAATACCTTGCACTACCTGAGAGAGCCGATCTGGCAGCAAAATTGGGACTAACTCAAACGCAG GTTAAGATATGGTTCCAGAACAAACGCTCCAAGTACAAGAAGATCATGAAGCATGGCCCGGGCGGACCGGAGGGAGAACACCTGCACCCTGGGTCATCTGGGTCTCCGTGTTCCCCGGGGATGCCGCCACTTTGGGACGTTTCCATGGCAAATAAGGGGACGCCTGCGCCATCCGGTGGATACATGAACAATTTCGGACACTGGTACCCAAGCCACCACCAGGAATGTATGCCGAGAACTCAAATGATGTGA